The following proteins are encoded in a genomic region of Pseudodesulfovibrio sp. JC047:
- a CDS encoding type III pantothenate kinase, with amino-acid sequence MGKIVLFDAGNTNTKLCLADDQGLGESYTLPTRPANTDDDWGLKVESILSREGVDSADIEACIISSVVPPLDPLISRMARRFLGCEALFAARDLPIDMDNEYARPEQVGADILVGCYSARMTYDTGNLIVIDFGTATTLACVQETAFKGGLICPGILSSAGALAGGTAKLPKVDLTVTDEALKWGTSTEECLNQGLVFGFASMVDGLVQKLSVQLDDPFVVATGGLARTIAQVSETIDELRPELVLEGLWMAYYNR; translated from the coding sequence ATGGGCAAGATAGTGCTTTTTGATGCCGGAAATACCAACACCAAATTGTGTCTGGCCGATGACCAGGGACTGGGCGAAAGCTATACGCTGCCGACCCGTCCGGCCAATACTGACGATGATTGGGGACTCAAAGTGGAATCCATTCTGTCGCGGGAAGGCGTGGATTCAGCCGATATTGAGGCGTGTATCATTTCCAGCGTGGTCCCGCCCCTTGATCCGTTGATTTCCCGGATGGCCCGGCGATTTCTTGGATGTGAGGCCCTGTTTGCCGCCAGGGATTTGCCGATCGACATGGATAATGAATACGCCCGGCCCGAGCAGGTTGGAGCGGATATCCTGGTCGGCTGTTATTCGGCGCGTATGACCTATGACACCGGAAATCTCATTGTCATTGACTTCGGGACTGCCACCACGTTGGCGTGTGTGCAGGAAACCGCATTCAAGGGCGGGTTGATTTGTCCCGGGATTCTGTCCTCTGCCGGAGCCTTGGCTGGCGGCACGGCAAAACTGCCCAAGGTGGATTTGACCGTGACTGATGAAGCCCTGAAATGGGGGACCAGCACGGAAGAGTGTTTGAATCAGGGGCTTGTTTTCGGATTTGCGTCCATGGTGGACGGACTGGTCCAGAAATTGTCGGTTCAGCTGGATGATCCGTTTGTGGTTGCCACTGGCGGATTGGCCCGGACCATTGCCCAGGTTTCCGAAACCATTGACGAACTCCGCCCGGAACTGGTGCTGGAGGGATTGTGGATGGCGTATTATAATCGATAA